Proteins from a genomic interval of Zingiber officinale cultivar Zhangliang chromosome 2A, Zo_v1.1, whole genome shotgun sequence:
- the LOC122041988 gene encoding formate dehydrogenase 1, mitochondrial-like translates to MATLSAAAATVDGTGSRTLHANSPDSKKIVGVFYKANQYASLNPEFVGCAEAALGIRDWLESKGHQYIVTDDKEGPNCELEKHIHDMHVLITTPFHPVYVTAEKIKKAKNLQLLLTAGVGSDHVDLKAAADAGITVVEISGSNAVSVAEDELMRILILVRNFLPGYRQVIDGDWNVAGIAHRAYDLEGKTVGIIGAGRIGKLLLQRLKPFNCNLLYHDRLTISPELEKETGAKFEEDLDVILPKCDVVVINTPLTEKTRGMFDKERIGKLKKGVLIVNNARAAIMDTQAVVDACSSGHIAGYSGDVWNPQPAPRDHPWRYMPNHAMTPHVSGTTINSQLRYADGVKDTLDKYFKGEEFPAQNYIVKEGKLASQYQ, encoded by the exons ATGGCGACGCTCAGCGCTGCAGCAGCCACAGTCGACGGAACGGGCTCCAGGACGCTCCAT GCTAATTCGCCAGACAGCAAGAAGATCGTCGGCGTTTTCTACAAGGCCAACCAGTACGCTTCCCTGAATCCTGAATTTGTTGGGTGCGCTGAAGCCGCCTTGGGCATTCGGGACTGGCTAGAATCGAAAGGCCACCAGTACATTGTAACTGATGACAAAGAAGGCCCAAATTGCG AGTTAGAGAAACACATTCACGACATGCATGTTTTGATCACGACTCCCTTCCATCCGGTTTACGTGACCGCGGAGAAGATAAAGAAAGCCAAAAACCTGCAACTTCTTCTGACCGCTGGGGTTGGCTCGGACCACGTCGATCTGAAAGCGGCAGCCGACGCAGGAATCACTGTAGTAGAAATCAGCGGAAGCAATGCTGTCTCGGTGGCAGAGGATGAATTGATGCGAATTCTCATCCTCGTCCGGAACTTCTTGCCTGGTTATCGTCAGGTGATCGACGGTGACTGGAACGTCGCGGGCATCGCGCACAGGGCTTACGATCTTGAGGGTAAGACTGTCGGCATTATCGGGGCGGGGCGCATCGGGAAGCTTTTGCTTCAGCGCCTGAAGCCTTTCAACTGCAATCTGCTTTACCATGACCGCCTCACGATTTCACCTGAACTGGAGAAAGAGACAGGAGCTAAGTTTGAGGAAGATCTTGATGTAATTCTCCCAAAGTGTGACGTCGTCGTCATAAACACGCCTCTTACCGAGAAAACCAG AGGAATGTTTGACAAGGAGAGGATCGGGAAGTTGAAGAAGGGAGTTCTCATCGTGAATAATGCTCGAGCTGCTATCATGGACACCCAAGCAGTCGTAGATGCTTGCTCTAGTGGGCACATTGCAG GTTATAGTGGCGACGTTTGGAATCCCCAGCCAGCTCCCAGAGATCATCCATGGCGGTACATGCCAAACCACGCAATGACTCCCCATGTATCTGGCACCACCATTAACAGCCAA CTGAGATATGCGGATGGAGTGAAAGACACACTCGATAAGTACTTCAAAGGAGAGGAATTTCCAGCTCAAAACTACATTGTCAAGGAGGGAAAGCTTGCGAGCCAATACCAATGA